GCGCTGCCCGCCCAGCGCAGCAGCAAGCCGATCCGCATCGGGTACGCCAGGACGTCGACGGCCCGCCAGGAGCTGGCGAGCCAGCTCGAAGCCCTCCACGCGGCCGACTGCCACAAGGTGTTCCAGGAGCAGATCAGCACCCGGATCAAGGTGCGGCCCGAGCTGGAGGACGCGCTCAAACTGGCCCGCCAGTTCAAGGAGGCTGCCCCGGACACCCCGGTCATCTTCACCGTCCACGAGCTCAAGCGCCTGGCCCGCAACGCCGCCGAGCTCATGACACTGTCCACCGAGCTCCAGGCCGACGACATCCAGCTCGAACTCCTCACCGGCCTGCTGCCCGGCATCTACGACCCCAACGGCATGGGCGCCATGTTCTTCGCCGTGCTCGCCGTCGCCGGGCAGATCGAACGCAACTACATCCGGGAGAAGACCCTGGAGGGCCAGGTCTCGGCCGCGAAGAAGGGCAACCGCGGAGGACGGCCCAAGGTCATCGACGACGACATGCTCACCTTCGCCCTCGCCTTGAAGGACAAGGGCGTCTCCGTACCCGAGATCGCGGGCAAGCTCACCATCAAGACCGGCAGGAACGCGGGCAAGACGCCGTCGGTCGCCTCGCTGTACCGGGCCTTCGCCGAAGCCGAGCAGGACGCGACCGCGTGACCGTGCCCGCAGCCGCTGGATAGCCGGTGAGCTAACCGACCATGATCGTTCTCACCGATACTGGCTGTTTCGTTGGCCCCCAAGGCCGGCCTACCGCGGAGGCAATGTCCGGGATATCGGCCTGGCATTCGAGATGACGAATACAAGATGGGGGATGCGGTTGTATCGGCTGTTCGGTTGACGAGTGGCAGGGTCGCGCTGCTCTTCTGGGCCTGGTCGAAGGAGACCAGGCCCAGATCCCAGGCCCAGATC
This window of the Streptomyces sp. NBC_01275 genome carries:
- a CDS encoding recombinase family protein, with translation MGYARTSTARQELASQLEALHAADCHKVFQEQISTRIKVRPELEDALKLARQFKEAAPDTPVIFTVHELKRLARNAAELMTLSTELQADDIQLELLTGLLPGIYDPNGMGAMFFAVLAVAGQIERNYIREKTLEGQVSAAKKGNRGGRPKVIDDDMLTFALALKDKGVSVPEIAGKLTIKTGRNAGKTPSVASLYRAFAEAEQDATA